A portion of the Pararge aegeria chromosome 10, ilParAegt1.1, whole genome shotgun sequence genome contains these proteins:
- the LOC120626691 gene encoding vesicular acetylcholine transporter, translating to MAEPPQTIWQKIDSSIIPVVNLEVREVREILWEKIKEPTSQRKIILVIVAIALLLDNMLYMVIVPIIPDYLRYIGAWGEAGYDHVVTLDPIQVGNKTIIPTKIIPASHEGQDSATGVLFASKAIVQLMINPFSGALIDRIGYDIPMMIGLIIMFLSTSIFACGRSYGMLFFARSLQGVGSAFADTSGLAMIADRFTEENERSQALGIALAFISFGCLVAPPFGGALYQFAGKEVPFLILALVSLLDGFMLLLVMKPLKTQMKEASEPKTPGTPIWKLLMDPYIAVCAGALMMSNVALAFLEPTISLWMEDNLTKDNWKIGMIWLPAFFPHVLGVVITVKMAKKYPQQQWLMAAGGLALEGLCCFIIPFANSYKMLMIPICGICFGIALIDTALLPTLGYLVDVRYVSVYGSIYAIADISYSFAYAVGPIIAGEVVEMIGFTALNLFIAFSNLLYAPVLMYLRHIYDFKPFENEANILMADPPDKEYQTYSMQDQRPVNGEFKNHLEYSNVQQDVQESNVDSSRYEYQEGYQNYSQGYEQQGYQQETYNQPRQLPAQPQPTASNPFRAAAATPAAPAPSPGPAPVPAPTPNPIRNPFRQGF from the coding sequence ATGGCGGAGCCACCACAGACAATATGGCAGAAGATCGACAGTTCGATTATTCCCGTCGTAAATCTAGAGGTGCGCGAGGTGCGCGAGatactgtgggagaagatcaagGAGCCAACATCCCAGAGGAAGATCATTTTAGTCATAGTAGCCATAGCTCTTCTCTTAGACAACATGCTTTATATGGTCATCGTGCCTATAATACCAGATTACTTACGATATATTGGCGCATGGGGCGAGGCGGGTTACGACCACGTTGTAACTCTGGATCCCATACAAGTAGGAAACAAAACTATTATACCTACGAAAATTATACCAGCCTCACACGAAGGGCAAGACTCAGCAACCGGGGTACTCTTCGCCTCCAAGGCGATAGTGCAACTCATGATAAACCCCTTTTCCGGTGCCTTAATTGATCGTATTGGATACGACATACCAATGATGATCGGACTCATCATAATGTTTCTGTCTACATCGATATTTGCTTGTGGTAGAAGTTACGGTATGCTGTTCTTCGCGAGAAGTCTTCAGGGTGTAGGATCCGCCTTTGCTGATACCTCGGGGTTAGCAATGATCGCTGATAGGTTTACTGAGGAGAACGAACGCTCACAGGCATTAGGTATAGCACTCGCATTTATCAGTTTCGGATGCCTAGTTGCACCGCCCTTTGGAGGAGCCCTTTACCAGTTTGCTGGAAAAGAAGTACCTTTCCTTATTCTCGCATTGGTATCCCTCTTGGATGGATTTATGCTGCTTCTTGTAATGAAACCTTTGAAGACACAGATGAAAGAAGCATCTGAACCTAAGACACCCGGCACACCAATTTGGAAACTTCTGATGGATCCTTATATTGCCGTTTGTGCCGGAGCTCTGATGATGTCAAACGTCGCGTTGGCATTTTTGGAGCCAACAATATCGTTGTGGATGGAAGACAATCTAACAAAGGACAATTGGAAAATTGGAATGATCTGGCTACCAGCGTTTTTCCCACACGTTCTCGGCGTGGTCATAACAGTAAAAATGGCGAAGAAGTATCCTCAGCAACAGTGGCTAATGGCAGCAGGTGGCTTAGCACTAGAAGGCTTATGCTGCTTCATAATTCCATTCGCAAACTCTTATAAGATGTTGATGATACCAATTTGCGGAATATGCTTCGGAATCGCTCTCATTGATACAGCACTATTACCAACTCTTGGCTATTTGGTAGACGTTCGATACGTGTCTGTTTACGGAAGTATCTACGCAATCGCGGATATATCCTATTCCTTCGCATATGCCGTTGGACCGATTATAGCTGGAGAAGTCGTCGAAATGATAGGTTTCACCGCGCTGAATCTCTTCATTGCCTTCAGCAATCTACTGTACGCTCCAGTTCTGATGTACCTCAGACACATTTATGACTTTAAGCCGTTCGAAAATGAAGCGAATATTCTAATGGCTGATCCGCCGGATAAGGAGTACCAGACGTACAGCATGCAAGACCAGAGGCCCGTGAATGGTGAATTTAAGAATCACTTGGAGTATAGCAATGTTCAGCAAGACGTACAGGAGTCGAACGTGGACAGTTCAAGGTACGAATACCAGGAAGGTTATCAGAATTATTCTCAAGGGTATGAACAGCAAGGCTACCAGCAAGAGACGTACAACCAGCCGCGGCAACTTCCCGCGCAGCCGCAGCCAACCGCAAGCAACCCCTTCAGAGCTGCTGCAGCCACCCCCGCGGCACCGGCTCCGTCACCAGGTCCCGCACCAGTGCCCGCACCAACACCGAATCCCATCAGGAACCCCTTCCGACAAGGCTTCTAG